A window from Triticum aestivum cultivar Chinese Spring chromosome 6D, IWGSC CS RefSeq v2.1, whole genome shotgun sequence encodes these proteins:
- the LOC123142172 gene encoding heavy metal-associated isoprenylated plant protein 3, with product MGKKKKRSGGGGGGGGGGGEGGGGGGVQQEEKPEADAGSGCEGQAKEKPADDKDKDKEKGGGGCKDDKADKDKDKDKGCGGGKDDKGGKDKAKKPPPPLPVVTAVLKVDMHCDGCAHRIRASVRRFPGVEGVAMEVDKGSMTVVGRFDAKKLRDRVAAKTRKKVELVGGKDNKGGGDKDKCADGGGDKNKCADGEGKKEEEKKEQDDKCGGGGNAGKGKGGKDNKKPAVPVIVTVVLKIGSAGLHCDGCMHRIRCKLFKIKGVEQVKMDPGKNQVTVTGTMDAKALPEKLRKKLRRPVDVVPPGKGDNKEKDKDGCNKDGKQQQQQQQGGDGKQCKEAAEKALAAELQLWKTAFYDQQAMQATEFLLSDENPNACAVM from the exons ATGGGCAAG AAGAAGAAGcgcagcggcggcggtggtgggggtgggggtggcggaggcgagggaggaggaggcggcggggtccAGCAGGAGGAGAAGCCCGAGGCCGACGCCGGGAGCGGCTGCGAGGGCCAGGCCAAGGAGAAGCCCGCCGACgacaaggacaaggacaaggaAAAGGGCGGCGGCGGGTGCAAGGACGACAAGGCggacaaggacaaggacaaggaTAAGGGCTGCGGCGGGGGCAAGGACGACAAGGGCGGGAAGGACAAGGCgaagaagccgccgccgccgctccccgtgGTCACCGCCGTGCTCAAGGTGGACATGCACTGCGACGGCTGCGCGCACCGCATCCGCGCCTCCGTTCGCCGCTTCCCAG GGGTGGAGGGCGTGGCCATGGAGGTGGACAAGGGGTCCATGACCGTCGTCGGCCGCTTCGACGCCAAGAAGCTGCGGGACCGCGTCGCCGCCAAGACCAGGAAGAAGGTCGAGCTCGTAGGCGGCAAGGACAACAAGGGCGGCGGGGACAAGGACAAGTGCGCTGACGGTGGCGGGGACAAGAACAAGTGCGCCGACGGCGAGggcaagaaggaggaggagaagaaggagcaggacgacaagtgcggcggcggcggcaatgcCGGGAAGGGGAAGGGCGGCAAGGACAACAAGAAACCCGCGGTG CCGGTGATTGTGACGGTGGTGCTCAAGATCGGCTCCGCCGGCCTCCACTGCGACGGCTGCATGCACCGCATCCGCTGCAAGCTCTTCAAGATCAAAG GCGTGGAGCAGGTGAAGATGGACCCGGGCAAGAACCAGGTGACGGTGACGGGCACCATGGACGCCAAGGCCCTGCCGGAGAAGCTCCGCAAGAAGCTGCGCCGCCCGGTGGACGTGGTGCCGCCCGGCAAAGGGGACAACAAGGAGAAGGACAAGGACGGGTGCAACAAGGacgggaagcagcagcagcagcagcagcaggggggcgACGGGAAGCAGTGCAAGGAGGCGGCGGAGAAGGCGCTGGCGGCGGAGCTGCAGCTGTGGAAGACGGCCTTCTACGACCAGCAGGCGATGCAGGCCACCGAGTTCCTCCTCAGCGACGAGAACCCCAACGCCTGCGCCGTCATGTGA